Proteins from a genomic interval of Rhodococcoides fascians A25f:
- a CDS encoding ABC transporter ATP-binding protein, translating to MCMAFGPKVAVDDLSLMVPPGSMFGLVGPNGAGKTTSLSMAVGLLRPQYGRSLVFGRDVWADPIAAKELLGVLPDGLTLPSQFTGHELLTYIGRLRAMPEDVIAQRRDELLDALDLTDAGGTVIADYSAGMTKKIGLASALLHGPRLLVLDEPFEAVDPISSTTIRTILVQFVRSGGSVILSSHVMALVEQLCTHVGVITGGRVVAAGTVDEVRGGGTLDDAFVRLVGTRDQNPDGLSWMRS from the coding sequence ATGTGCATGGCCTTCGGCCCCAAGGTTGCGGTCGACGACCTGTCGCTGATGGTTCCGCCCGGTTCGATGTTCGGGTTGGTAGGACCCAACGGTGCAGGCAAGACGACGTCGCTGTCCATGGCAGTGGGGCTGCTGAGGCCGCAGTACGGGCGGAGTCTGGTATTCGGACGAGACGTCTGGGCCGATCCGATCGCGGCGAAAGAACTACTCGGTGTGCTGCCCGACGGGCTGACCTTGCCCTCCCAGTTCACCGGCCACGAGCTTCTGACCTACATCGGTCGACTGCGCGCGATGCCGGAAGACGTCATCGCGCAGCGTCGAGACGAGCTGCTGGACGCATTGGACCTGACCGACGCCGGAGGAACCGTCATCGCGGACTACTCCGCGGGAATGACCAAGAAGATCGGTCTGGCCTCGGCGCTGCTGCACGGGCCGCGATTGCTGGTGCTGGACGAGCCTTTCGAAGCTGTCGACCCCATCTCCTCCACCACGATTCGAACCATCCTCGTCCAGTTCGTCCGCTCCGGCGGGTCGGTGATTCTGTCGAGCCACGTCATGGCGCTCGTCGAGCAACTGTGCACACACGTCGGTGTCATCACCGGAGGCCGAGTGGTGGCGGCCGGAACCGTCGACGAGGTCCGCGGCGGCGGGACCCTGGACGATGCCTTCGTTCGCCTCGTCGGTACGCGTGATCAGAACCCGGACGGCCTGTCCTGGATGCGCTCGTGA
- a CDS encoding SDR family oxidoreductase — translation MNRTAVVTGASSGIGRAVASALVARGYRVIGTSRNPDSMTDAQRASGVEYRALDLTDTASIGAFVAELGAVDILVNNAGESQSGPFEELPTDAIERLFQLNVFGAVTLSQNVIPGMRERGYGRIVMVGSMLASFPLAYRSSYASTKAAIKGFSDAARLELSPFGVWMTTVEPGSINTGISERRTKYIAADSVHRDDFHTAISSLDRKEGTGISAEDVAEVVLKAIEADKPKPLYARGSNAPVVFLARRLLPATFMEKTIAKMFGLKR, via the coding sequence ATGAATCGCACTGCAGTGGTCACCGGAGCTTCGTCGGGCATCGGGCGGGCCGTCGCGTCGGCTCTGGTCGCCCGTGGCTACCGGGTGATCGGCACCTCCCGAAACCCGGATTCGATGACCGACGCGCAGCGGGCGTCGGGCGTCGAATATCGAGCCCTCGACCTGACCGACACCGCGTCGATCGGCGCGTTCGTCGCGGAGCTGGGTGCCGTCGACATTCTGGTCAACAACGCAGGCGAGAGCCAGTCGGGACCCTTCGAGGAACTGCCGACCGACGCCATCGAACGACTCTTCCAATTGAACGTGTTCGGCGCAGTGACGCTGTCGCAGAACGTGATTCCCGGTATGCGCGAGCGGGGTTACGGCCGCATCGTGATGGTCGGCTCGATGCTGGCCAGCTTCCCCCTCGCCTATCGCTCGTCTTACGCGTCGACGAAAGCAGCGATCAAGGGCTTCTCCGACGCGGCGCGTCTGGAACTCTCTCCCTTCGGCGTGTGGATGACCACCGTCGAGCCGGGATCGATCAACACCGGAATCAGCGAACGCCGTACCAAGTACATCGCTGCGGATTCGGTTCACCGAGACGATTTCCACACCGCGATCTCGTCCCTGGATCGCAAGGAGGGAACCGGCATCTCCGCCGAGGACGTCGCCGAGGTGGTACTGAAGGCCATCGAGGCCGACAAGCCGAAACCCTTGTACGCCAGAGGAAGCAACGCACCGGTCGTGTTTCTGGCGCGACGGTTGCTGCCGGCGACATTCATGGAGAAGACGATCGCGAAGATGTTCGGGCTGAAGAGATAG
- a CDS encoding Na+/H+ antiporter: MIETLGLVLAATGLIVAAQVISKKTTLPAAALLTLAGLAVSASALPDIVLDPEVVLTLVIPPLLYSAALNSSLIAIRRNVWTILSLSVALVVATAALVGVGLWLLVPGITLAAGMALGAAVAPPDPVAALAVGRRAGIPPKLVTLIEGEGLLNDATALTMLTVAIAAISSQDMTFAHAGGLFVLAAVGGIVVGLVVALLIRLVQRYVHDSLLLNIVSLATPFVAYLAAEEVHASGVLAVVVAALVIGHHTRHAISGASRLQTSAVWRLIDLLLEGFVFLLIGEQLPTVVGGLSAYSGTTIALAVTVTLAGVLLLRPLWLLTTGLSAREAVVMSWAGTRGVITVAAVFTLPLTIDSGEPFESRDLLLFCAFLVVLVTVVGQGLTFAPLVRKLNVVADPAAEARLRNEAREGSAKAALSQLDRIADEEELDDEGREILRHELEHRIDRYHRRLDHLDESEVGDSVISPEQIAAMSTRRRILAVEREELLCWRDAGRLPDNSMRSLEHELDHEEHSFRPHRETD, encoded by the coding sequence GTGATAGAAACTCTCGGCCTGGTCCTGGCTGCCACGGGTCTGATCGTCGCCGCGCAGGTGATCTCGAAGAAGACGACGCTGCCCGCGGCAGCGTTGTTGACCCTGGCCGGCCTGGCCGTCTCGGCGTCGGCGTTGCCCGACATCGTCCTCGACCCCGAGGTCGTTCTGACCCTGGTGATCCCGCCGCTGCTCTACAGCGCTGCCCTGAACTCGTCACTGATCGCCATCCGCCGCAACGTGTGGACGATCTTGAGTTTGTCGGTCGCCCTCGTGGTGGCGACCGCTGCGCTCGTGGGCGTCGGTCTGTGGTTGCTCGTTCCGGGTATCACGCTTGCCGCTGGTATGGCGCTCGGTGCCGCCGTGGCACCGCCGGACCCGGTGGCCGCCCTTGCGGTCGGTCGACGCGCCGGCATTCCACCGAAGCTGGTGACCCTCATCGAAGGGGAGGGTTTGCTGAACGACGCCACCGCGCTGACGATGCTGACCGTGGCCATCGCCGCTATCTCGAGCCAGGACATGACGTTCGCTCACGCCGGCGGATTGTTCGTGTTGGCGGCAGTCGGCGGCATCGTCGTCGGATTGGTCGTCGCCCTGCTGATTCGATTGGTACAGCGATACGTTCACGATTCTTTGCTGCTCAACATCGTGTCGCTGGCGACGCCGTTCGTTGCGTACCTGGCGGCCGAAGAGGTTCATGCGTCGGGAGTTCTGGCCGTCGTGGTCGCGGCACTGGTGATCGGGCATCACACTCGCCACGCCATCTCCGGAGCCAGCCGCCTGCAGACCAGCGCGGTGTGGCGGCTGATAGATCTGCTGCTCGAAGGCTTCGTGTTTCTGTTGATCGGCGAGCAGTTGCCCACCGTGGTCGGCGGCCTGTCGGCATACTCGGGGACCACCATCGCCCTCGCAGTCACGGTCACGCTCGCCGGAGTCCTGCTGCTGCGGCCGCTGTGGTTGCTGACCACGGGGCTGTCCGCACGCGAGGCGGTGGTGATGAGCTGGGCCGGCACTCGTGGAGTCATCACCGTCGCGGCCGTGTTCACTTTGCCCCTGACGATCGACTCCGGTGAGCCGTTCGAGAGCCGAGACCTGTTGCTGTTCTGCGCATTTCTGGTCGTGCTGGTGACGGTCGTCGGACAGGGCTTGACGTTCGCTCCGCTGGTGCGAAAGCTGAACGTCGTCGCCGACCCCGCAGCAGAGGCACGTCTGCGAAACGAAGCGCGTGAGGGATCGGCCAAAGCTGCACTGTCACAGCTGGATCGCATCGCCGACGAGGAAGAACTCGACGACGAGGGACGGGAGATACTGCGCCACGAGTTGGAGCATCGGATCGACCGGTACCACCGCCGACTCGACCATCTCGACGAGTCCGAGGTGGGCGACTCGGTGATCTCGCCGGAGCAGATCGCCGCGATGAGTACCCGCCGACGCATCCTGGCGGTCGAGCGGGAGGAGTTGCTGTGCTGGCGAGATGCCGGCCGGCTACCGGACAACAGCATGCGTAGCCTCGAGCACGAACTCGACCACGAGGAGCATTCGTTCCGTCCGCACCGAGAGACCGACTAG
- a CDS encoding pirin family protein, translating into MTSAATTLDIRRADDRFKTKIGWLDSKHSFSFGNHFDRGNTHHGVLMVNNDDIVTPGMGFDTHPHRDMEIVTWVLQGSLVHQDSMGHSGVIYPGLAQRMSAGTGILHSEKNDSWRLGDTAGSYAGKHGDPVRFVQMWVVPDEQGITPGYEQLEIDDELLSGGLVPVASGMPDHADHAAIRIKNKYAAMHVARLQAGQAPVEIPDAPFVHIFVAEGEAMLEGVGLLAEGDAVRVSGGGGQKLSTAGGAEVIVWEMHAAIAG; encoded by the coding sequence ATGACCTCTGCAGCAACCACACTCGACATCCGGCGCGCCGACGACCGATTCAAGACGAAGATCGGCTGGCTGGACTCCAAGCACTCGTTCTCTTTCGGCAATCACTTCGATCGTGGCAACACCCACCATGGCGTCCTGATGGTCAACAACGACGACATCGTCACCCCGGGAATGGGATTCGATACGCACCCGCATCGCGATATGGAGATCGTCACCTGGGTCCTGCAGGGATCGCTGGTGCACCAGGACTCGATGGGCCACTCCGGCGTCATCTACCCCGGCCTCGCGCAGCGCATGAGTGCGGGTACCGGAATTCTGCACTCGGAAAAGAACGATTCGTGGCGACTCGGTGATACCGCCGGCTCGTATGCGGGCAAGCACGGCGATCCTGTTCGGTTCGTCCAGATGTGGGTCGTGCCCGACGAGCAGGGCATCACCCCGGGTTACGAACAGCTCGAGATCGACGACGAATTGCTCAGCGGCGGTTTGGTTCCCGTCGCATCCGGCATGCCGGACCATGCCGATCATGCGGCCATTCGCATCAAGAACAAGTACGCGGCCATGCACGTGGCGCGCTTGCAGGCCGGGCAGGCTCCCGTCGAGATACCCGACGCGCCGTTCGTGCACATCTTCGTGGCGGAGGGTGAGGCGATGCTCGAGGGCGTCGGACTACTGGCCGAGGGCGATGCCGTGCGCGTGAGCGGAGGCGGCGGCCAGAAACTGAGCACCGCCGGTGGTGCCGAAGTGATCGTCTGGGAGATGCACGCCGCAATCGCCGGCTAG
- a CDS encoding VOC family protein, which translates to MTETDLHTTERERIRGQYLKPAGERPASSARGLHHTALVSSDVEATVRFYQGLLEFPLTELIENRDYPGSSHFFFDIGNNNLLAFFDFPGLDVGPYAEVLGGLHHVAISVEPTRWEHLRTKLTDAGIELIEHSDVSLYFRDPDGARLELIADPLGEMYGSHVL; encoded by the coding sequence ATGACCGAGACAGATCTACACACCACAGAGCGGGAACGTATTCGTGGGCAGTACCTGAAGCCGGCCGGTGAGCGGCCCGCGTCGTCTGCCCGCGGACTTCATCACACCGCGCTGGTCAGCAGCGACGTCGAAGCAACGGTGCGCTTCTACCAGGGTCTGCTCGAGTTCCCGCTCACCGAGCTCATCGAGAACCGCGACTACCCGGGCTCCTCCCACTTCTTCTTCGACATCGGCAACAACAACCTGTTGGCCTTCTTCGACTTCCCGGGCCTCGACGTCGGTCCGTACGCGGAGGTTCTGGGTGGACTGCACCACGTGGCCATCAGCGTCGAGCCCACCCGTTGGGAGCATCTACGCACCAAGCTGACCGACGCCGGAATCGAGTTGATCGAGCACAGTGACGTCTCGCTGTACTTCCGCGACCCCGACGGTGCGCGGCTGGAACTCATCGCCGATCCGCTCGGTGAGATGTACGGCTCGCACGTTCTCTGA
- a CDS encoding MarR family winged helix-turn-helix transcriptional regulator: MDSPRWLDADEQRAWRAYLDATRLLLRDLDNQLTRDSGISFTDFELLVVLSEAPDRRRRMSELADAVTTTRSGVTRAISRLVDNGWVIRVKCDDDKRGMSAELTEAGMNTLTAASPEHVETVRENMFDLVDPNDLAALTRTFTAMRNHAS, from the coding sequence ATGGATTCACCACGGTGGCTCGATGCCGACGAACAGCGGGCCTGGCGCGCGTACCTCGACGCGACGCGGCTACTGCTTCGCGACCTCGACAATCAACTCACACGCGACTCGGGAATCTCGTTCACCGACTTCGAGTTGCTGGTCGTTCTGTCGGAGGCACCCGACCGTCGCCGACGTATGAGCGAACTGGCAGACGCTGTCACCACGACTCGCAGCGGCGTCACCAGGGCCATCAGCCGACTCGTCGACAACGGCTGGGTCATTCGCGTGAAATGCGACGACGACAAGCGAGGAATGTCCGCCGAGCTCACCGAAGCAGGCATGAACACCCTCACCGCCGCCAGCCCGGAACACGTCGAGACAGTGCGAGAGAACATGTTCGACCTGGTGGACCCGAACGATCTCGCGGCGCTGACCCGAACTTTCACAGCGATGCGGAACCACGCGTCGTGA
- a CDS encoding pirin family protein: MTVTHIPGEQRHHWWNEWLDSKQSFPATGNYDLAANAHGLLMVHNEDTVFPGEGFDSHQHENMEIITWVLEGTLKHTDSEGNSGIVYPGLLQRMSAGTGIRHTERNASSLTSREKLRVVQMWIPPDTDGRVPSYEELDVRDELASGELVPVASGMPGRGGVRIGNRYATLHVARLEPGESVTVPDAPFGHVFMADGSAAFEDVGDLAQGDAVRLTGTGGHRVTASTASEILIWEMHAEFA; this comes from the coding sequence GTGACCGTGACTCACATACCCGGTGAACAACGCCATCACTGGTGGAACGAATGGCTCGACTCCAAGCAGTCTTTTCCCGCCACCGGCAACTACGACCTGGCGGCCAACGCGCATGGGCTGCTCATGGTGCACAACGAGGACACGGTGTTTCCGGGTGAAGGCTTCGACTCCCATCAGCACGAGAACATGGAAATCATCACGTGGGTACTGGAAGGGACGCTGAAACACACCGACTCCGAGGGTAATTCGGGGATCGTCTACCCAGGCTTGCTTCAACGCATGAGTGCCGGCACCGGCATTCGGCACACGGAACGCAACGCGTCGAGCCTGACCAGCCGGGAAAAGCTACGCGTCGTACAGATGTGGATTCCACCCGACACCGACGGACGGGTGCCCTCGTACGAGGAGCTTGATGTGCGCGACGAGTTGGCATCCGGCGAGCTGGTGCCGGTGGCGTCCGGGATGCCGGGCCGCGGCGGCGTTCGGATCGGTAACCGCTACGCAACGCTGCATGTCGCTCGACTCGAACCCGGGGAGTCCGTCACCGTTCCCGACGCGCCGTTCGGTCACGTCTTCATGGCCGACGGTTCCGCTGCGTTCGAGGACGTAGGCGACCTCGCCCAAGGTGACGCAGTGCGACTGACCGGTACCGGCGGACACC